One genomic segment of Paenibacillus sp. FSL H8-0332 includes these proteins:
- a CDS encoding sigma factor yields MKNLYENHYPLMRKKAFNIIKDQEVIDDLIQEAFIKLIPKTSLLRSLSGCKVTSYVVNTIKHYCYDHIRRRTRRSRKVYTGLKNDVAEQIPDLAAAINKSGSS; encoded by the coding sequence ATGAAGAATTTATATGAGAACCACTATCCTTTAATGAGAAAGAAAGCATTTAATATTATTAAGGATCAAGAGGTCATTGATGATCTAATTCAGGAAGCTTTTATTAAGCTGATCCCCAAAACATCTCTATTGCGCTCCTTAAGCGGCTGCAAAGTTACCTCTTATGTCGTCAATACCATTAAGCATTACTGTTATGACCATATCCGAAGGCGCACCCGCCGTTCCAGGAAGGTCTATACCGGCTTGAAGAACGATGTAGCAGAGCAAATCCCTGATCTCGCAGCCGCAATCAACAAATCGGGGAGCTCTTGA